In the genome of Streptomyces globosus, one region contains:
- a CDS encoding sulfurtransferase — MSRSDVLVDADWVEAHLNDANVVIVEVDEDTSAYDKNHIAGAVRIDWKKDLQDPVRRDFVDQEGFEKLLSAKGISNDDTVVLYGGNNNWFASYAYWYFKLYGHQDVRLLDGGRKKWELDSRDLVDGSEVPNRPATEYKAKPQDTSIRAFRDDVVAAINTLNLVDVRSPDEFSGKLLAPAHLPQEQSQRPGHVPSARNIPWSKNANDDGTFKSDEELKALYETEQVDLAKDTIAYCRIGERSALTWFVLHELLGQENVKNYDGSWTEYGSLVGVPIELGAGK, encoded by the coding sequence ATGAGCCGCAGCGACGTCCTCGTCGACGCCGACTGGGTCGAGGCCCACCTGAACGACGCCAACGTCGTCATCGTGGAGGTGGACGAGGACACGTCCGCCTACGACAAGAACCACATCGCCGGCGCCGTCCGGATCGACTGGAAGAAGGACCTCCAGGACCCGGTCCGCCGCGACTTCGTCGACCAGGAGGGCTTCGAGAAGCTGCTCTCCGCGAAGGGCATCTCCAACGACGACACCGTCGTCCTCTACGGCGGCAACAACAACTGGTTCGCGTCGTACGCCTACTGGTACTTCAAGCTGTACGGCCACCAGGACGTCCGCCTCCTCGACGGCGGCCGCAAGAAGTGGGAGCTCGACTCCCGCGACCTGGTCGACGGCTCCGAGGTTCCGAACCGCCCGGCCACCGAGTACAAGGCCAAGCCGCAGGACACCTCGATCCGCGCCTTCCGCGACGACGTCGTGGCCGCCATCAACACCCTGAACCTGGTCGACGTCCGCTCGCCCGACGAGTTCTCCGGCAAGCTGCTCGCCCCGGCCCACCTGCCGCAGGAGCAGTCGCAGCGCCCCGGCCACGTGCCGAGCGCCCGCAACATCCCGTGGTCGAAGAACGCCAACGACGACGGCACCTTCAAGTCCGACGAGGAGCTCAAGGCCCTCTACGAGACCGAGCAGGTCGACCTGGCGAAGGACACCATCGCCTACTGCCGCATCGGCGAGCGCTCCGCGCTCACCTGGTTCGTGCTGCACGAGCTCCTGGGCCAGGAGAACGTCAAGAACTACGACGGCTCGTGGACCGAGTACGGCTCCCTCGTCGGCGTGCCGATCGAGCTGGGCGCAGGCAAGTAA
- a CDS encoding Ms5788A family Cys-rich leader peptide — protein sequence MAMKHQQADLTKRRAVDLCRVAAMLCRSM from the coding sequence ATGGCTATGAAGCATCAGCAGGCGGACCTCACGAAGCGACGGGCAGTAGACCTGTGTCGCGTCGCCGCCATGCTCTGTCGATCCATGTGA